The Bacilli bacterium genome includes the window TAACCCGTGCGCTGGAGAAATTGGCTTCGGCTTATCCGGACGCCCAATTGGCCAAGCAGCGGCTTTCCACGGAGTTGATGGAAGTATACAGGTGCAAAAATATTTATGCCGTTGAGCATTTTATCGCCGTTTTGGCCAAGAAAGCGATCGGGCAGATCACATCCGGCAGCACGGGCTCCTTGTTGAAAAGAATGGTCGACCTGATTCACCGCAATTATCACGAGAATTTAAGGCTGGAAACGCTGGCTGAAGTTTTCAATTACAACAGCGCATATTTGGGGAAGCTTTTCAAAAACCACACCGGCGAATACTTCAATACGTTTCTTGACAAAGTGCGGATTGAACAAGCGAAAAAGCTGCTGGAGCAAGGTTACAAAGTTTATCAGGTGGCCGAATTGGTCGGCTACGCCAACGCCGATTATTTTCACAGCAAGTTTCGCAAGTATGTGGGGGTATCTCCCACGGCATACCGGAAAAAGGAATAATTTTTGCATGATTTTTGCTCCAATCTTTCGGGTATTTGCCGCCCGCAAAATTTAATATGATGAATTTAACAGCGAAGGAGGTCGCGGTATGGATGCGGCGACGGCAAAACAAACGCTTCAGCCGAGCCGTAAAGTTCGGCGGTTTTGGCGCATTGCCTTTCAGCAAAAATATTTATATTTGATGTCCTTGCCTTTTGTCGCCTGGGTGTTTGTGTTCAGTTACCTCCCGCTTTGGGGATGGACGATGGCGTTTCAAAAATACCGCCCCGGCCGGCCGTTTTTTGAACAGAAATGGGTTGGTTTGCAAAATTTTAGCGAACTGTTCCACGACGACCGCTTTTACCTTGTGCTGCGCAATACGCTGGCGATGAGCGTGATGGGTCTGGTGGTCGGTTTTACCGTTCCGATCGTGTTTGCGATATTGCTGAATGAATTGCGTAAGCAGTCATTCAAGCGCATTGTGCAGACCGTTTCCTATCTTCCGCATTTTGTTTCATGGGTGGTGGTCGCAGGCATCGTCTACAAGATGCTATCGATCGATGGCGGCATTGTGAATGTCATCCTGCAGAAGCTGCATATTGTGGACAACCCGATTCAGTTCATGGCGAAGGAACACTGGTTTTGGGGAATTGTAACCGTTTCCGATCTATGGAAAGAAATGGGCTGGAATTCAATCATCTATTTGGCGGCGATCACTGGCATCGATCCGGAGTTGTATGAAGCGGCGAAAGTCGACGGGGCCGGCCGCTTTCGGCAAAACTGGCATATTACGATCCCCGGCATCCGCACGACAATCATTATTCTGCTGATTTTGTCGATCGGGAATTTGATCAGCATCGGGTTTGAAAAGCAGTTTCTGCTGGGCAATCCGCTTGTCAAAAATTATTCCGACGTGCTGGATTTATACGCCTTAAACTACGGGATCGGCCTGGGGCGGTTTTCTTTCGGCACCGCGATCAATATGTTCAACTCGGTAGTCAGTCTGGTTCTGTTGTTTATCGCCAACGGCATGTTCAAACGCTTTGCCAAGGAAAGCGTCATGTAAGCGAAATTTTTAAAGGAGCGGGCCGATGACAAAAAAACGCAATTATTTTAGCGCGTCCGTTACTGACAAAATGTTTGATATTTGCAATATCGCATTCATGCTGCTGGTTGCCTGCGTCACGTTGTATCCGTTTCTCAACGTTTTGGCCATTTCCCTGAACGATTCCATGGATGCGGTGCGCGGCGGCATCTACATATGGCCGCGGAAATTCACGCTGGAAAACTACAAGTCGATTTTTCAATTCAGCGGCTTGTTGACCGGTTTTAAAATCTCCGTGCTCAGAACCGTGGTCGGGACCATACTCGGGCTCATCAGCTCGTCCATGTTGGCCTATACGCTCAGCCGCAAAGATTACCAGGCGCGCGGATTTGTTTCTGTGTTTCTGGCCATCACCATGTATGTCTCCGGCGGATTGGTTCCCGTTTTTATCCTGATGCGCGACCTGCATTTGATGAATACGTTTGCGGTATATGTTTTGCCGGGGATGGTCGGCGCGTTTAACGTGTTTGTCATCCGCTCCTTTATGGACGGTCTCCCCGCCGCCTTGCAGGAATCGGCCAAGCTGGACGGAGCCAACGATTTTACGATTTACCTGCGGGTCATCTTGCCGCTGTGCAAGCCGGTATTGGCCACGATTGCCCTGTTTCTGGCCGTGGGACAATGGAATTCCTGGTTTGACACGTATTTGTACAACAGTTCCAACGAGAATTTGACAACCTTGCAGTTTGAACTGATGAAAGTTTTACAAAGTACGCAAAGCGGCAACAACGCCGACGCCCATTCGCAAAATTTGACGCAGCTGTTGAACAAGGTGTCGCCGGAGTCGGTCAAAATGGCGATTACGATGGTGGTCACCGTGCCGATTCTGGTCGTTTATCCGTTTTTGCAACGTTATTTTGTCAAGGGGATGACGCTTGGCGCTATCAAAAGCTGAGCTGTTGATACCAAATTTATTTTTAGGAGGGTCAAAACAATATGGTTAGACAAATAGCATGGAAAAAGCTTGGCATCCTGCTAGTGGCTGGCGCGATCGCGTTTTCCACGGCGGCGTGCAGCAGTTCGAAGGATTCCGCGGAGGACACTCCGAAGCCGACCGCAAGCGGGCCCGAGGCAATGGATAGCGGAAACAACCTGGAGCCGATCACATTCACATACTTCAGCGAAGATCCAAGCCCCAACTGGAACAACATGCAGGATGAAGTCGGAAAAGTGATCACGGAAAAAACGGGCGTGACCTTGAAGGCGGAATTCGCCGTGGGCGACCCGGCGCAAAAAATCGGGCTGATTGCTTCAACCGGCCAGTACCCCGATTTGATCAGCCCCAAAGGCGATCTGGGCAAATTGGTGGATGCCGGCGCGATGATTGATCTTGCTCCGTTAATCGAACAATATGCGCCCAATATCAAGAAAGTCATCGGGCCCTACATGAAGCGCCTGCGTTACAGCAAAGACGATCCGTCCATTTATGTGATACCGTCGTATAGCGGAGTGGGGCAAATTACCTTTGATGCGGGCGGCGGTTTTGAACTGCAGCACGCGGTGGTGCAAGAGCTCGGCTATCCGGAAATCCGCACGGTGCAGGATTTTGAGAACGCGATCAAGGCGTACAAGGAAAAACACCCGCAAATTGACGGCAAACCGACCATCGGCTTAACCTTAAACTCCGATGACTGGCATATGTATATTTCCGTGACCAATCCGGCGTTTTTCACTACCGGCGCTCCCGATGACGGCGAGTTTTATATCGATCCGAACACGTATGAAGCAAAATATCATTTCCTGCGTCCGGAAGAAAAAGAATATTTCCGCTGGTTGAATCATATGAACGATATCGGTCTGCTTGACCCGGAAACCTTTTCGCAAAAGTATGACCAGTATAAAGCCAAAATCGCCACCGGCCGCGTACTCGGCCTGATTGACCAAAAATGGGACTATCAGGACGGCGAAAACGCGCTGAAGACGGCGGGCAAATTTGAACGCGGGTACGG containing:
- a CDS encoding ABC transporter permease subunit — its product is MDAATAKQTLQPSRKVRRFWRIAFQQKYLYLMSLPFVAWVFVFSYLPLWGWTMAFQKYRPGRPFFEQKWVGLQNFSELFHDDRFYLVLRNTLAMSVMGLVVGFTVPIVFAILLNELRKQSFKRIVQTVSYLPHFVSWVVVAGIVYKMLSIDGGIVNVILQKLHIVDNPIQFMAKEHWFWGIVTVSDLWKEMGWNSIIYLAAITGIDPELYEAAKVDGAGRFRQNWHITIPGIRTTIIILLILSIGNLISIGFEKQFLLGNPLVKNYSDVLDLYALNYGIGLGRFSFGTAINMFNSVVSLVLLFIANGMFKRFAKESVM
- a CDS encoding carbohydrate ABC transporter permease; protein product: MTKKRNYFSASVTDKMFDICNIAFMLLVACVTLYPFLNVLAISLNDSMDAVRGGIYIWPRKFTLENYKSIFQFSGLLTGFKISVLRTVVGTILGLISSSMLAYTLSRKDYQARGFVSVFLAITMYVSGGLVPVFILMRDLHLMNTFAVYVLPGMVGAFNVFVIRSFMDGLPAALQESAKLDGANDFTIYLRVILPLCKPVLATIALFLAVGQWNSWFDTYLYNSSNENLTTLQFELMKVLQSTQSGNNADAHSQNLTQLLNKVSPESVKMAITMVVTVPILVVYPFLQRYFVKGMTLGAIKS
- a CDS encoding ABC transporter substrate-binding protein, coding for MVRQIAWKKLGILLVAGAIAFSTAACSSSKDSAEDTPKPTASGPEAMDSGNNLEPITFTYFSEDPSPNWNNMQDEVGKVITEKTGVTLKAEFAVGDPAQKIGLIASTGQYPDLISPKGDLGKLVDAGAMIDLAPLIEQYAPNIKKVIGPYMKRLRYSKDDPSIYVIPSYSGVGQITFDAGGGFELQHAVVQELGYPEIRTVQDFENAIKAYKEKHPQIDGKPTIGLTLNSDDWHMYISVTNPAFFTTGAPDDGEFYIDPNTYEAKYHFLRPEEKEYFRWLNHMNDIGLLDPETFSQKYDQYKAKIATGRVLGLIDQKWDYQDGENALKTAGKFERGYGHYPVTLTTEFKDHSFQDTGFMAGYGVGITTNCKDPVRAIKFLDFLASEEGQILINWGIEGKHYNVENGVRVIPKKVNDRKVNDAANFSKETGIGLYALLSAHYGDGVKDSTGNYYTTNFPDQIVASYNDVEKEVLKNYNATTWKDLFPKEDEFPVKPWGAAWNIPVPGDSELAVLQNQMKDITWSYIPKAVLAKPGDFDKIWDEYLQKLKDAGVDKMDELYTQIVKERVALWND